aattttctctccatTGTGCTGAAGAATGACCGTTCGCAGTGGGATTTGCGGGTGAAGGATGCAGTGGCAAACGGTTTATCATGGGACGCTACGTGCTATGGCATACATTGGGAAGCTTATTCCTATGGCATACATTCGGAAGCTTATTCCTTTATATGGAAGCTCTGAGATCACGAAAGTTCATGACACACCATCCCTCCAAATTAAAAGGTACAGCTTTTGTTAAATAGTAACAATCTGCAGTTTTGGCACATAAACCATCCGGTAGGTGTACTTTGGATGTTGTCTGCAAATCAAATTAAGTAGTTTCTTTTGTAGTAGTTGCCTAGTCAATAATTGGAAAAAGATAAGTTGCAAATAGCTTGTGTAAGTTCTGTAAATTTTCCATCCTATTGCTTTTAACATCTTTTAATAAAAAATGAAAATCATTAACCAACTAATGGGTATATCTGCATATTATTGATTTAGACAATTTCTACAACTTCAGTGAATTATACGTGCCACTAAGTGAATGACAAGCATGACCTCAGGAAATGAttaaacaagtactccctccgttcggaattacttgtctcgagagtggatgtatctagaactaaaatacgtctagatacatccatttttgcgacaggtaattccgaacggagggagtacatgactcGCTCTTCTATACACGTACGTAGAAAGTGGCATGACGCCGGAGTGACATGTTAACATTAAAGAAAACTATAAGTAAAAGTCTGAGCGTGTTGTTTTGATGAACTAAACCAATATATTTTACTCCAGTTTGTGTACCATTTAATTTATTCCGTTTGAAATACTCTGACATGCGCTGTATTTTCAATTTCCATAAGCTGGAAGAGAATATTGAAGGATGACCAAAGAGCTATCCATATATATGAAGAGACAAAACAAACAAAGAAATGCATCAGGAGGCAGTTAAAAATATTGTAGTAATCCaaactactccctctataaaaCTTTTATAAAACGTTTTCAGGCCACTTAATTAGGAGTGAGAGTAGTACTAGTTTGGATGTGTCAGTTGGTTTGCATGTATGAGTTCCAACCAGGAAAGATAGTTACAGCAAAAGAGAGCAGGAGACGTGCCTCTCGCGATAGTTTTGGTTCAAGTGTGTGTTCTTGAGAGTTCTTGATGTTATCCATCCGTGAATGTAACACAATAAAATAATCATTGTAGAGTGGCGTTTAAACAATATCACTGTCAGAGGAACAAATATTAATCCTGGCAAAAAATGCACCGGATCAGCCGGTAAGGTGCATCTCCACGCCGTCCTACACGCTCTGCAGCCTGCACCTGCTCACGTAGCTGGCCCAGATGGTCCGTAACCCCCTGTGAGAGATTTAGATCACCTTTCTGCAACTATCATATGTGCATATGTTTCTTGTTACATCCGAAAAAACTCATATCTGAAAGGATATGCAGAAAAGATGGAACAAAATATTTTGATCTACAAGCTATAGCTGTATGTACTGCTTGCTTCAAAATCAAGGACATAATCTTGTGTGAACTTGTAATTCACATTATGTGGTTCCATAGCAAGCAAACTTTGTTCCTCCTCTGGATTGGCATCTGCTTGAGCCCACGGGTGGTTGTGGTATCTCCTCAGCATCTCCAACCTCTCTGCAACCTCCTTCATCGTTGGCCGCTCCTCTCCACTCATGTTCAAGCATCTCATAACGAGGTGTGTGATCTCTTCAAGCGCTTCGATTCTCATCTCGTCCCTCACTTGGCTGTCCAGAAGGTCTTGGTGCTGGCCTACCTTCACTGCCATCATGAAGCATAAAACAAGGCTTCTATCTTCCTCTGGCCCGTCGAAGTACAGTGCCTTTTTCCTTGTCAGAAGCtccaataggacaacaccaaagctGTACACATCACTCTTATCAGTCAGCCGGCATGTCATTAGGTATTCTGGGTCAAGGTAACCGCAAGTTCCCTGCACCAATGTTGCCATCTGGGCCTCATCAGTGGGTGCCAGTTTCGATGCTCCGAAATCTGAGACTTTTGCTGTGAGCTTGTCATCCAACAGAATGTTTGCCGTCTTGACGTCTCCATGGAGAATCGGTGGCGAGGCTGAAGAGTGCATGTATGCCAGTGCCTCGGCTGCCTCTGCTGCTATCCGAAGGCAGGTGTCGAAGCCTGTATCAGAGTCAAGGCCCCTACTACCATGGATGTAGTGGTAGAGTGTACCATTTGAGACGAACTCGTAGACCAGCATTGGCACTTGTACTTCGAGGCAGCATCCAAGCAGCTTGACGACATTCTTGTGGTTGATctgggagaggatgagcatctccCTCGCGAATTCCTTGGTAGGGACCTCTTCCGTCATCTTTGACTTCTTGACCGCCACCACTGTCTTGTCCTCAAGGACACCCTTGTAGACAATACCGTGCCCTCCGTGGCCAAGAACACGGCCGGCTGCGAAGTTGCTGGTCGCTTTCTCGAGCTCTTCCTTGGTGAAGATCTTGAACCCCCCACCCCCTTTGCTGGTGTCACTGTAGTTGCGTATCTGCTGCTGCAGGAATAAGCCTCCATTTAGCTCGAAGAACTTCTGCTTTGTTCTGATAAGTCTCCTTTTCTGGAGCCCTAAGTAGAGCCAGAAGGACATGAAAAATGGCAAGAACACTCCAATGCTCACTCCTGAATACGACATAGCATTACCGTTAGTTTTCCAAAACAAGATTGCAAGAGCAACCCATTTGCAGGATTATCTGCTAACCTGTTACTACTTTTAGGGCCAATGTGAAATTGTCCTTTGGCCGGCAACCGTTCTCCGTCATAGCATCTCCACTAGTCCCCGGAGGACATTGGCAAGTGTGGCTTCCCAAAGTATTTGTGCAGATGCCGTAGCATGATTGCTCTTGTTTGTGTTTACACTCATCGATGTCTTCCATTTGGCAAAACAATTCATCAGATGAAGTGGCAGAAGGAGCAGGAAGCAGAACAGTAAAACAGGGCATGGGTGTATACCTCTGCATCCGTCTTGTAGATAGGGGTTGCCCTCGTACCCCTTGGAGCAGTTGCACCGGTACCCAGCGCCATCTTCGGAGTCGATACAATCGCTGAGCGTGCTCTGGCACGCATAGTCAGTTGTGTTGCGCCTGGCGGCGCTGCAGTTGCCGACGTTCCGGACCGCCCAGTCGAGGATGACGGGTACGGCGAAGTCTTTGGTCCAGTTGAGGTACTCGCTGTCACTGGTGTATCTTGTACTTAACCACTTGGTCTCCACCAGGAACACATACCGGCAGGTCGTTTTGTTGCTATAGAAGGCTATGTCTCTGTCTCGGTGCTCCTTGGTGAAGTCAAGCAAGAACGGCTCGTAGTAGTCGACAGCAGGGGGTATCGCGCTCTGGCAGCATGCCACGCCTGTGCAGGACCCCGGCGAGGTGAACTGCTGTGGCCGGCACACGGCCATGCAGCCACTGACATAGTAGCCAAGAACGTCGATGAAGTAGCCGAGGCTGGAGCAGCCGAGCGTGACGAGCCGGTTCCTGGCCTGGGAGAAGAGGTAGTGGCTGCCAACAAGTGGCACGAACGTGGCGCCGCTCTGGCTGACGAGACGCCCCTTGCTGTCGTAGCATCGACGTGTTGCCCTCAGGTGGGCCCGGGCCTCACTGGTGGCGACGGACAGGCCGGTGATCCGGATGCCATAGCCTGTCACGGTGAGCCGCGGTGTTGAGCGGGAGTCATTGCACTCGAGCTGGAAGCCACCTTGGCCGTCGTCGCGGAAGCAACCGGCGCCGATGCCAAAGGGGTAAGGGATGGTGATGTTGCCGCACTTGTCGCGGCAGCCTGGCCGCACAACCTGCcacggcggctgctgctgctgctgctcctgagCCGAGGCTTGAGTCACtggcagtagtagcagcagcacgAGTGGCATGGCCAGTGCGATCGCCATCCTTGCTCTTCTGGTCTGGTCAGGGGCTAGCTGCTGAGGAAGTGCAAAGTGTGTCAGGTACTGAAGAATCGTGGAAGTCCATATATGCGCACGGATGCTGAAGAATTTGTTCACTGGCTAGGACCGGGTCAATTACCCAGCACTAGTTAATGATGTTTTCATTATGCTTTTCTAGAGTGCTTACAGCAACGACACCGACCGGAGCTTCGGCGTTATGCTTTATCAGAGTGCTGACAGCAAAGACACCTACCGGAGCTTTGGCGTTTAGTCAATGGCAGAACTTGTTTAACCAGGCAGCCCTTGGCAGAGCCACACATGTCGCCACATGTCAGTACAAAGAGTTTCTGATGATTATTCTGGAATTTTGGCATGTATACCTACCCGAAAAGAAAACCTTTGGTCTGTTAATGCTAGTGGAGCTTCAATTCGTTAATTGCACTGCCGGCAATCATTGGCTCTTTCATTATCTGTGCAATTTAGTTGACCAGGATACTACAGCCACCTAATCCAATCCATCATGTGGGACATCACTGGAGACAGAAACTAGCATCGCCGTCTAGTTTGTTGTGAGAATATTCTTCTGTTGGAACTGCAGGTCTAAATAATGCCGTACTGACCAGGTAAGTAATAATGAAGATGAACCCTACCTGTTAGCTTGCAGAAATATTCTGCCTCTCACCACCACACCACCTCTCTTCACTGCAGCGGCGATCCTTTCTGCCTGATAACCAGAGGCGAAGCAGTTTAGCCTAGCATTGGTGGCCAAGCCCCCCAAGGCTGAACGGATCAACCGGCGGAGGTTATCTTGATTTATAGGCATTCTCTGGTGGCTCTTCGAGCAAATTCTGCATCATGCACACTTACAAAACTTGCATcaccatttatttatttttgtgtcgCAACATTTTTGTCGTGGAATCTTTAATCCCTGCTTCAGTATTTACAACTCTAAGCTGCTTATACAGAGAGTGCAGGTCCAACTAATTCCTACACTCACTTAACCTTTTGGTAAGAACATTTTCTGCATGCATAAATCCCATGTTTCTTCTCACTGACCAGGATAGGAATAATGAACATGAACTCCTGCCTGAGAGCGACCAGAAATATTTCTGCCCCACTGAAGCTCTGATGCCGTTGAGGGGTGCACACAGGCTCGACAACAGTCGCAGGTATGAAATGATCTGGGCTTGAAACCGACGAAATGGTGCTGGATTTCCTTGGTTCTTTTGTTGTGTGTTACCATCCTGTTATGAGTTTAATTAGGATGGAATTTAACAAGTGCAAACTTGCAGTTTCTTTTAGCACAACCTAAGCAGTGCGGGGCAATCTCTCTTGATCAAAACGATGTCGATCCTGTTCAAGTCTCCTTTGATGTTTTCTGAAACTGCTAATGTTTTCCCTTATCAACAGTTGATCACACCGACGCTTTCTCAAGAACTGAGCTATTTCAATCTGAGTATGCTCGCTGTTTTCTCCCTTTATTACAGCTGATACTGCAACCTTACAGTTACTGAACGAAGGCAGACGATGCTGCCTTACTTATTGAACAATATATAAAGCATCGTTGAACACTCCCACACCTTTGATGACAAACCTAGTGGTGGTCAATGGCATGACATGCATGCATGCTCACCCTGTGATGCGATCTCTTCTCAGGGAGCGTTGGGAGGAAGGGGCAGGAGCTTGAAACCAGGCACGGCCGCGATGAACTTGCCTTCCTCCCTGCTGGCGTCCCGGCGGCTTTCCTCGCCTGATACAATGTGTGTAAAAAGAATCAACATGAGCGCACATTCAAGAATATCCGCAGCAGGGAACATGACAATAGgtaatttttttttttttgcgggtaaaatcTTTGCATTACTCAAATCTCAATGTCCATACAATCAGCCTCGGCTAGCTCTAAAGAAACTGATGGGCCTGACCCAACCCAGGTCATTGTTCTGCCCTCTTGTCTAGCAAACTTTGCTAAGCTATCGCTAACCTTATTTTGCGTACGatttatatgagtaatacaagaatcaCGAAGAGACATCAGGTGTCTAATTTCTTTAACTAAAGAAGAGTAGATCGATCTATCAATATCCATCGCTTGAATCAGCTTGACTGCAATAATGGAGTCCATCTCAATAATGATCGGCAAGTCGCTTCTCTGAATTGCAAAAGACAGGCCTTCCATGCAAGCACACAACTCAGCTTCAAGAATTTCTCGGCATGAAAAAAGCTCCCTGCAAGCTGAGTAGATGACATTACCTTTGTCATCTCGCAGCACCATCCCCGCACCAGCCGTACCATTTACTGCAAAGGACCCATCAGTATTCAGTTTCACCCAACCCGCCATAGGGGGACACCATTTGACAGGAGTGCTCTCAACTATTCGAACATGTGGATTTTTAAGTGGCCTGTCGTATGTAACTAAGGACTTCCCTTTGCTCGGATCAGAAGATAGATCAATTTTAAGACCAACCAAGGAATCAAGGTAACTCACCAAATACCTCCTGGACGCTTCCATTGGGGGCGCAGGTTTATGGTGTAACACTTCGTTACGGATGTGCCAAATCCTCCACAAAGTCATAAGAAGCATGCACCTCTCGATTTCTGGCAATGGGTCAAGG
Above is a window of Triticum aestivum cultivar Chinese Spring chromosome 6B, IWGSC CS RefSeq v2.1, whole genome shotgun sequence DNA encoding:
- the LOC123139445 gene encoding wall-associated receptor kinase 2: MAIALAMPLVLLLLLPVTQASAQEQQQQQPPWQVVRPGCRDKCGNITIPYPFGIGAGCFRDDGQGGFQLECNDSRSTPRLTVTGYGIRITGLSVATSEARAHLRATRRCYDSKGRLVSQSGATFVPLVGSHYLFSQARNRLVTLGCSSLGYFIDVLGYYVSGCMAVCRPQQFTSPGSCTGVACCQSAIPPAVDYYEPFLLDFTKEHRDRDIAFYSNKTTCRYVFLVETKWLSTRYTSDSEYLNWTKDFAVPVILDWAVRNVGNCSAARRNTTDYACQSTLSDCIDSEDGAGYRCNCSKGYEGNPYLQDGCRDIDECKHKQEQSCYGICTNTLGSHTCQCPPGTSGDAMTENGCRPKDNFTLALKVVTGVSIGVFLPFFMSFWLYLGLQKRRLIRTKQKFFELNGGLFLQQQIRNYSDTSKGGGGFKIFTKEELEKATSNFAAGRVLGHGGHGIVYKGVLEDKTVVAVKKSKMTEEVPTKEFAREMLILSQINHKNVVKLLGCCLEVQVPMLVYEFVSNGTLYHYIHGSRGLDSDTGFDTCLRIAAEAAEALAYMHSSASPPILHGDVKTANILLDDKLTAKVSDFGASKLAPTDEAQMATLVQGTCGYLDPEYLMTCRLTDKSDVYSFGVVLLELLTRKKALYFDGPEEDRSLVLCFMMAVKVGQHQDLLDSQVRDEMRIEALEEITHLVMRCLNMSGEERPTMKEVAERLEMLRRYHNHPWAQADANPEEEQSLLAMEPHNVNYKFTQDYVLDFEASSTYSYSL
- the LOC123139446 gene encoding uncharacterized protein, with protein sequence MAPKTALMALLLLVLVAGDLVHGHTIPPPLARTRRSLGWMQGMKGGPPSGMQPSDTAASAARRRAISWVQKGKEWLLHVLDPLPEIERCMLLMTLWRIWHIRNEVLHHKPAPPMEASRRYLVSYLDSLVGLKIDLSSDPSKGKSLVTYDRPLKNPHVRIVESTPVKWCPPMAGWVKLNTDGSFAVNGTAGAGMVLRDDKGEESRRDASREEGKFIAAVPGFKLLPLPPNAP